Proteins encoded by one window of Nicotiana tabacum cultivar K326 chromosome 10, ASM71507v2, whole genome shotgun sequence:
- the LOC107770888 gene encoding uncharacterized protein LOC107770888, which produces MLGYSRRGACMLKRGNRMLKQQNNAQHMRMPIITTFLILICVLVFILYRETGERSDSSSGLLIQNWNSFSSSVKLDPTVEFRNGTDLIWQNADSPKAILFLAHGCNGKAANFWDRSPKCPNCAGLPEERLIVLNALARRFAVLAVTSAGRCWSFEEERLIIKDIIERWIVKQKLQSLPLVALGASSGGYFVSALATDLRFSSITIMIAEGLFGQMDTPKNYPPTLFVHMPKDERRRRRIQRYLTLLKGKGIDVAEVK; this is translated from the exons ATGCTCGGGTACTCGCGTCGTGGCGCGT GCATGCTCAAACGGGGAAATCGGATGCTGAAACAACAAAATAATGCCCAGCATATGCGAATGCCGATTATTACTACATTTCTCATTTTAATTTGTGTCctagtttttattttgtatagAGAAACTGGAGAAAGATCTGATTCATCATCTGGTTTATTGATacaaaattggaatagctttagCTCTTCGGTTAAGTTAGACCCAACTGTGGAGTTCAGAAATGGAACAGATCTAATATGGCAAAACGCAGACTCACCCAAGGCAATTCTCTTTCTGGCACATGGTTGTAATGGTAAAGCAGCTAACTTTTGGGATAGATCACCTAAGTGCCCAAATTGTGCGGGTCTACCTGAAGAAAGGCTAATCGTCCTTAATGCCTTAGCTAGGAGATTTGCAGTTCTTGCAGTAACTAGTGCTGGGAGGTGCTGGTCGTTTGAAGAGGAAAGGTTGATTATTAAAGATATTATTGAGAGGTGGATTGTGAAACAAAAGCTTCAAAGCTTGCCTCTTGTAGCGTTGGGTGCTTCATCTGGTGGATATTTCGTTTCAGCCCTTGCAACGGATTTAAGATTTAGTAGCATCACAATAATGATTGCCGAGGGATTGTTTGGTCAAATGGACACACCGAAGAATTACCCTCCTACCCTTTTCGTGCACATGCCCAAAGATGAAAGGAGAAGACGGAGAATACAGAGATACTTGACACTCTTGAAGGGAAAAGGCATTGATGTTGCTGAGGTCAAATGA